In one window of Tumebacillus algifaecis DNA:
- a CDS encoding Ger(x)C family spore germination protein, protein MRVHSKLIKLMPIFLLVNLICGCWDIKEIESINYVTGIGIDYVDQHFVLYAQMIDFTNVAKTETGKSDKPAQVWIGKTKGKTLKQAMNRLYSSMQGRTSWSHISCIIMSENALRTDFLTSTDAIGRYQEIRLTPWIFGTKEPLDQILTTPAFFNVSPLNTVSHEPVEDYKQRSYIAPTQFVKLTAQLTEPATTILLPSLSINRSTWKKNEQKEPKLFVDGAYAMSEGKLIGLLNNKKLTGLRWVEQKTKESFLAITKNGEDAAVLSLEHPKVRKSMKIVNGKPKFQLHIKLNGNVNEVYKEVTREELEKIAAEVVRTEVVTTFQNGLKINSDPYRLEHLLFKHKTGVWKRLKSSGDSLLNEHSLDSVTVKINLDHFGLKILPLK, encoded by the coding sequence ATGAGAGTTCACAGTAAATTAATTAAGTTGATGCCCATTTTCTTGCTCGTAAACTTGATATGCGGCTGCTGGGATATTAAAGAAATCGAAAGCATCAATTACGTCACGGGCATCGGCATTGATTATGTGGATCAACATTTCGTTCTGTATGCCCAAATGATTGATTTTACAAACGTTGCAAAAACTGAAACTGGGAAGTCGGATAAGCCTGCCCAGGTGTGGATTGGAAAAACGAAAGGGAAAACGTTGAAGCAGGCCATGAACCGTCTTTATTCTTCAATGCAAGGGCGGACGTCTTGGAGTCATATCTCATGTATTATCATGAGCGAGAATGCCTTGAGGACAGATTTCCTCACCAGCACTGACGCAATTGGCCGCTATCAGGAAATTCGCCTTACACCATGGATATTCGGCACGAAAGAGCCGCTTGATCAAATCCTTACTACACCTGCATTCTTTAATGTATCCCCCCTGAATACGGTGTCACATGAGCCTGTAGAAGATTATAAACAACGCTCCTACATTGCCCCGACTCAATTTGTTAAACTGACAGCACAATTGACAGAACCGGCTACCACGATTTTGCTCCCCTCCTTGTCGATCAATCGGTCTACGTGGAAAAAAAACGAACAAAAAGAGCCGAAATTGTTTGTTGACGGAGCGTATGCCATGTCTGAGGGAAAGCTGATCGGCTTGCTTAACAATAAGAAGTTAACGGGACTCCGTTGGGTAGAGCAGAAAACGAAAGAGTCATTTCTCGCCATTACCAAAAATGGCGAAGATGCCGCTGTCTTGTCTTTGGAACATCCAAAGGTCCGAAAGTCAATGAAAATCGTGAACGGAAAACCGAAGTTTCAACTTCATATCAAATTAAATGGGAATGTAAATGAAGTCTATAAAGAGGTCACAAGGGAGGAACTCGAAAAAATCGCTGCGGAAGTAGTGCGAACAGAGGTCGTGACCACTTTTCAAAATGGATTAAAAATCAATTCAGATCCGTATCGTTTGGAGCATCTTTTGTTTAAACATAAAACTGGAGTTTGGAAAAGGTTAAAATCTTCGGGAGACTCCCTGCTGAATGAACACTCATTAGATTCCGTCACCGTCAAAATTAATTTGGACCACTTTGGTTTGAAAATATTACCTCTCAAGTAA